Below is a genomic region from Rhizobium sp. 9140.
TCGCCACCGGCGGCACGAATGGCCGCCGCAACCTCTTCGCCACGGCTCGACGGCAGATCGACGATGCCGACCTTTGCGCCTTCCTGAGCGAAGAGCTCCGACGCCGCAAGGCCGCAGCCGCCGGCACCGCCACTGATGAGGGCAATCTTGCCCGCCAATCGTCCCGAACCCGTTCCGGCCATGCGCTCTTGTCTCCCGTTTGTCGAACGGGAGTATTCACCCGGAGCAGGGCGCTGTCGATATCAACGTGGAGGCAGGGCGAAAAAGATCAGACCAAGCCTGCGTCGAACGTCAGGCCGCGTTGGAGGTCTGGTCGTCGCTGAGGAAGGTGTAGATGGCGGAGGCGGACTCGGTGCCGCGCAGGCGGGCCACCATGTCGGGGTCGCGCAATACGCGTGCAATGCGCGAGAGCGCCTTCAGATGGTCGGCGCCCGCGCCTTCCGGAGCAAGCAGCAGGAAGACGAGATCGACTGGCTGATCGTCCAGCGCCTCGAAATCCACAGGCGTTTCCAACCGCGCGAAAATGCCGACGATGGCTGTCACGCCGGGAAGCTTGCCATGCGGAATGGCAATGCCGTTGCCAACGCCTGTCGAGCCAAGACGCTCGCGCTGCAGAATGACGTCGAAGATCTCGCGCTCGGGCAGGCCGGTCAGCTTGGAAGCCTTGATGGCCAGTTCCTGAAGCAACTGCTTCTTGGACTGGACCCGAACGCTCGGAAATATCGCATCTTGCTGCAGCAGACCTGCCAATGCCATGTTGTCTTACCTTAGTTGACAGGGTCGCATCAGGCGGCACGACGTGCCGGCCCTGCGGCCCGTTTCCCTCGATGCTCGACAGGCTTCATCCCCGTGCCTGCCGTTCACCGTCGATAACGAGGCGGCCGCTTTCCGCGCGCCGCCTCGCTTGTCATGACCGGCCCCCGTGGAACGAAATTTCACGGGCAGGCTCGGTCTCTGTTTCAGGCGCCACCCGGAGCGCCGCATCGCGACGATCCCGAGGCGGTGCTTCGTCCCTGCGTCAGCTCTTCATAGTGGCGGCGTCGATCCAGCCGATATTCCCATCCGTCCGGCGATAGACGATGTTGAGTTCGTCATTGCCGGGATTGCGGAACATCAGCACAGGATTGTCCGTCATGTCGAGTGCCATGACGGCATTCGCCACCGACATGGTCCGGATCTGCTTGGAGCTTTCCGCAACGATCGTCGGTGCGTAATCCTCCGGCACGTCGTCCTCTTCGTCCGGCACCGAGTCCATCACGGTGTAGGCGACTTCGAGCCCGGCATGACCACTGCCGTTGTGGTGATCCTTCAGCCTGCGCTTGTATCGCCGAATGCGCTTTGCAATCCGTTCCGATGCCGCGTCGAATGCGGCCTGCGGCTCCGAAGCCTCGCCGTTCGCATGCAACGTGGCGCCCGTGTCGAGGTGGATCATGCAGTCCGCGCTGAAACGCGGTCCCGACTTCACCACCGTGACCTGGCTCGAATACCCTCCGTCGAAATACTTGGTGACCGCCTGAGTGATCTGGTCCTCGATTCGAAGACGAAAGCTCTCGCCGATTTCCATATGTTTACCGGACACACGCACATTCATGGAGTTTCCTCTCTTTCATGATTTGCGTGTCCAGTTTATTCCAAGCGCCTCCTACCTCCAAGCCTTTCACGCAGCCGTTTTCACT
It encodes:
- the ptsN gene encoding PTS IIA-like nitrogen regulatory protein PtsN — its product is MALAGLLQQDAIFPSVRVQSKKQLLQELAIKASKLTGLPEREIFDVILQRERLGSTGVGNGIAIPHGKLPGVTAIVGIFARLETPVDFEALDDQPVDLVFLLLAPEGAGADHLKALSRIARVLRDPDMVARLRGTESASAIYTFLSDDQTSNAA
- the raiA gene encoding ribosome hibernation-promoting factor, HPF/YfiA family, with protein sequence MNVRVSGKHMEIGESFRLRIEDQITQAVTKYFDGGYSSQVTVVKSGPRFSADCMIHLDTGATLHANGEASEPQAAFDAASERIAKRIRRYKRRLKDHHNGSGHAGLEVAYTVMDSVPDEEDDVPEDYAPTIVAESSKQIRTMSVANAVMALDMTDNPVLMFRNPGNDELNIVYRRTDGNIGWIDAATMKS